The Phaeobacter gallaeciensis DSM 26640 genomic sequence CCATGCTGCGCGTCCTTATTGAGATAAGACGCGATCAGGTTACTCCGGGTCGGTGCTGTAGATCAAACGTTCATCGCAAGGCGCCACGCGCAGGATGTTGGTGGTGCCAGGAACGTTGAACGGCACACCGGCGGTGACAACGATCTGATCCGTCTCGCCTGCGAACCCACCAGACCGCGCGGCGCGAGCGGCGCCAACAACAGCGCCCTTAAACCGGTCCTGATCTGTGGTTACAACGCAGTTGCACCCCCAGCTCAGCGCGAGGCGGCGTGCGGTGCCCGCCAATGGTGTAAGCGCAATGATCGGCACACCGGGACGCTCACGCGCGGTCAACAGCGCAGTCGTACCACTCTGGGTGTAACAACAAATCGCCTTGATCTCAGTCTTCTCCGCAATCTCGCGCGCGGCAGCCACAATGGCATCCGCAACGGTATCGCCCTTGGCAGAGCGCGATGCCGCGATGATCTGCACATAGGTCGGATCGACCTCCACCTCGGTCGCGACGTTGTCCATCGTTTGCACAGCCTCGATCGGGTACTGGCCCGCCGCCGATTCCGCCGAGAGCATGATGGCATCTGCCCCTTCATAAATCGCGGTGGCCACATCCGACACTTCGGCACGGGTTGGCATCGGGCTTTCGATCATGCTTTCCAGCATCTGGGTGGCCACGATCACCGGCTTTGCCGCCGCGCGACAGCGGCGCACCAGACGTTTCTGGATCGGCGGCACGGCAGAGACAGGTAACTCAACGCCCAGATCGCCGCGCGCAACCATTATCCCGTCGGAAGCATCCAGAATTTCGTCGAAGTTATCGACGGCAGCTGGTTTTTCGATTTTTGATAGAACCGCCGCGCGGCCATCGGCCAGGCCACGGGCTTCATAGACATCCTTCGCGCGCTGCACAAAAGAAAGCGCCAGCCAGTCGACGCCCAGCCCGCAGACGAACTCCAGATCGCCACGATCCTTCTCCGAGAGCGCGGCCAGCGGCAGCACCACATCGGGGACGTTCACGCCCTTACGATTGGAGATGGTTCCGCCGGTGGTCACCGTGCAATTGGCGAAATCATTGCCGCAGGTCTCCACCTTGAGGCGGATCTTGCCGTCATTGACCAGCAGATGAGCACCTGGCTGCAACGCCTCAAAGATCTCAGGATGCGGCAGGCAGACCCGGTTTACGTCACCTTCGGCGTCGTCCAGGTCCAGACGGAAAGACGCCCCCTCGACCAATTCCTCTGCGCCATTGGAGAAGACACCGACGCGCAGCTTCGGCCCCTGAAGGTCGGCGAGGATGGCGATGGAGCTGTCCAGATCAGCCTCGACCTTGCGGATAATCGCATGTTTCGCAGCGATTTCCTCGTGGCTGCCGTGGGACATATTCAGACGAAACACATCTGCGCCCGCTTCATGCAGAGCACGAATGGTCTCATAGGTTTCGGATGCCGGCCCAAGGGTGGCAACAATCTTTACATTGCGCGATCTTCTCATGGGGTCATCCTCTTCATCGGCTGGAACGGTGTTATCGCAAACATTGCTGCGGCGCTTATCGCCTAATTCCCATTTTGCCGCAACTCCCCTAACGCTTCATCACCAAATGACGACGGGCTGATGACAGTTGAAGCCTAATTTTGCACCTACCGGCTGCGCACCGATTGACCAGCCCCCCGCCCGCGCTGTCATCAGTTGCCCAGCTCAAACGTAGCTGTTAGTCAAACGGGTGTTTTCACAGATGGAGCCCGACATGGACAAGCAAACCCAGATCGAACTCGAAGCAGCTGCCTTTCGCCGACTGCGCCAGCATCTGATGGAAGATCGCACCGACGTTCAGAATATCGACATGATGAACCTCGCCGGTTTCTGCCGTAACTGCCTGTCGCGCTGGTATCAGGAAGCGGCCAATGAGCGCGGCATCGAGATGGGCAAATCAGAAGCGCGCGAGATCTTTTACGGCATGACCATGGATGAATGGAAAGCCAACTACCAGACCGACGCCTCTGCGGACAAACAAGCCGCCTTTCAGACGGCTTTTGAAGAGAACGTCGGCAAAGACCGCTCTTAACCGATCGGCAGCTCCGCAGATCACTCCCGAGCGTCCAGGCAAAGGCCCAAATCGGGGCCTTGTCTTTTCAGGGAATCGTCTTTCTCACGCCTCCTCGAATCTGGATCAGATTGGCTCAGATCACCCCGATCTCGGCAAGCGCCTGTGACAGTTCCGGCGGCAGTGGCTTTTCCGCCCCGCGCCCCTTGGGCAGGTCCGGTAGCGTGTCCTCCGGCTTCAGGTAGCGCCACCCCTGAAACGGACGACGCAGCGCCACTTGGGTTCGGTGAATTTCCGGCTCCAGCACAATGGCACAGCGCCGGACACCGTCGCCACCGATCACCTCATCCAATCGCAAAATCCGTTGGCGGCATTGGATTTGCCCCTTGATCACCCAGTAGATTGACCCACCATTGAGGATCTCCGCCTCACGCTTGGGCCACATCCGCGTAACATGGCGCGGCAACCCCTCAGGCAGCTGCTTGCGGTACTCCGCCTGCCAGGCCGCCAGCCCGTCAACGGTTTCAGTTCCAACAGAAAGCTTCACAAGATTGATATACTTATCCACAAGATGCCCACAGAGTCGTCCAGAGTATGAACTCTATATTGTAGGCCAGACTGGCCGAACGACAAGGTATTGTGGTATGATAATGATAAATTTGTGCTACCGCATGATTTCAGCGTTGAGCATCTCCGCGCGGCTGGTGTAGGCAGGCCGCCACCTTAGCCACGACCGACCATAGGGATTCGCCATATGAGCCGCTTTGCCGCCCCGATTGCCGAACAGATCTGGGATATGAAATACCGTTTCAAACAGGCCGATGGCACCCCCATCGACCAGACCGTCGAGGACAGCTGGCGCCGCATCGCACGCGATCTGGCGCGGGCTGAGAGCGATCCCAAAACCTGGGAAGACAAATTCTACGGCGCGCTGGAGGATTTCCAGTATCTGCCCGCAGGTCGCATCACCGCAGGTGCCGGCACCGCGCGTCAAGTGACTCTGTTCAACTGCTTCGTCATGGGCACGGTGCCCGACAGCATGGCCGGTATTTTTGACATGCTGAAAGAGGCCGCTCTGACCATGCAACAGGGCGGCGGCATCGGTTACGACTTCTCGACCATCCGTCCGCGCGGCGCAGATGTAAAAGGCGTCGCCGCAGACGCCTCCGGCCCGCTGTCCTTCATGGACGTCTGGGACGCAATGTGCCGCACCATCATGTCGGCGGGCTCTCGTCGCGGCGCAATGATGGCGACCATGCGCTGCGATCACCCCGATATCGAGGCTTTCATCACCGCAAAATCCGACCCGGCCCGCTTGCGCATGTTCAACATGTCGGTTCTGGTCACCGATCCCTTTATGGAAGCGGTCAAAGCCGACGGCTCTTGGGAG encodes the following:
- a CDS encoding DUF1489 family protein, producing the protein MDKYINLVKLSVGTETVDGLAAWQAEYRKQLPEGLPRHVTRMWPKREAEILNGGSIYWVIKGQIQCRQRILRLDEVIGGDGVRRCAIVLEPEIHRTQVALRRPFQGWRYLKPEDTLPDLPKGRGAEKPLPPELSQALAEIGVI
- a CDS encoding DUF1244 domain-containing protein — its product is MDKQTQIELEAAAFRRLRQHLMEDRTDVQNIDMMNLAGFCRNCLSRWYQEAANERGIEMGKSEAREIFYGMTMDEWKANYQTDASADKQAAFQTAFEENVGKDRS
- the pyk gene encoding pyruvate kinase; protein product: MRRSRNVKIVATLGPASETYETIRALHEAGADVFRLNMSHGSHEEIAAKHAIIRKVEADLDSSIAILADLQGPKLRVGVFSNGAEELVEGASFRLDLDDAEGDVNRVCLPHPEIFEALQPGAHLLVNDGKIRLKVETCGNDFANCTVTTGGTISNRKGVNVPDVVLPLAALSEKDRGDLEFVCGLGVDWLALSFVQRAKDVYEARGLADGRAAVLSKIEKPAAVDNFDEILDASDGIMVARGDLGVELPVSAVPPIQKRLVRRCRAAAKPVIVATQMLESMIESPMPTRAEVSDVATAIYEGADAIMLSAESAAGQYPIEAVQTMDNVATEVEVDPTYVQIIAASRSAKGDTVADAIVAAAREIAEKTEIKAICCYTQSGTTALLTARERPGVPIIALTPLAGTARRLALSWGCNCVVTTDQDRFKGAVVGAARAARSGGFAGETDQIVVTAGVPFNVPGTTNILRVAPCDERLIYSTDPE